A stretch of Metabacillus sp. FJAT-52054 DNA encodes these proteins:
- a CDS encoding AraC family transcriptional regulator — translation MDAVRESHSFDPMFPFVFFYHLKGNPEQEPHLYHFHDWYEIVFVLDGQGTFFIDKEFYPMKKNDLFLIPGNVIHHANPSKRNPFLCTVVLFHPALIQSMELGDFFSFLSPFSQKEFHYLLIAEHMKEHEEILIRMHTELLKKEIGYRHALLAHLQGILLLIARQQPAIPETSRKLSKSEIWMKEVLFYIDLHFSDHELTLPALAEQALVSPEHFSRIFKRVTGLTLPAYLGVKRLFKAKELLLQTDSSVSFISDACGYKSVSYFHSRFKEQLGCTPGEFRKKNKQSDPAD, via the coding sequence ATGGATGCCGTTAGAGAGTCGCACAGCTTTGATCCAATGTTTCCCTTTGTGTTTTTTTATCATTTGAAAGGAAATCCGGAGCAGGAGCCGCATTTATATCATTTTCACGATTGGTATGAAATTGTGTTCGTCCTTGATGGACAGGGCACCTTTTTTATCGATAAAGAGTTTTATCCAATGAAAAAAAATGACCTTTTCCTCATTCCGGGAAATGTCATTCATCATGCGAATCCTTCTAAGAGAAATCCTTTCCTCTGCACTGTGGTCTTATTCCACCCTGCACTTATTCAATCCATGGAGCTCGGTGATTTCTTTTCCTTTCTGTCACCATTTTCCCAAAAAGAATTCCACTATCTCCTCATCGCTGAACACATGAAAGAGCATGAAGAAATTTTAATCCGCATGCATACTGAGCTTTTAAAAAAAGAAATTGGATACCGTCATGCGCTGCTCGCTCATCTCCAGGGGATTCTTCTGCTGATTGCCAGACAGCAGCCTGCTATTCCGGAAACATCCCGAAAGCTTTCAAAGAGTGAGATATGGATGAAAGAGGTATTATTCTATATTGATCTTCATTTTAGTGATCATGAACTTACCTTGCCTGCCCTCGCCGAGCAGGCTCTAGTCAGTCCTGAACATTTCAGCCGGATTTTTAAACGTGTAACCGGCTTGACGCTGCCCGCTTATTTGGGAGTGAAACGATTATTTAAAGCCAAAGAGCTCTTATTGCAAACGGACTCTTCTGTTTCGTTTATATCGGATGCATGCGGGTACAAGAGCGTTTCCTATTTTCACAGCAGGTTTAAAGAACAGCTGGGCTGTACCCCCGGAGAGTTCAGAAAGAAAAATAAGCAATCGGATCCAGCTGATTAA
- a CDS encoding LrgB family protein produces the protein MIMAVLSFAGTILLFNGMKKVHTYLPTPLLLPIVTSTAILIMVLLLTGTAYQAYMEGGTFISMLLGPAVVALAFPLHDQWDRLKKHILLLAGASFAGTLIGLFSGMYMAILFGMDSEIIRSLMPKSVTAPIAMDIASMIHGIPALAAVYVMVAGISGSMFGPFLMRKLFIRNPIAVGIGYGAASHGVGTARALEYGEQEGAVSSAAMTFSAIFASLLCPHIAALLL, from the coding sequence ATGATTATGGCCGTCTTATCCTTTGCAGGAACCATTCTTCTTTTTAATGGAATGAAAAAGGTTCATACGTATCTTCCGACTCCTTTGCTGCTTCCCATTGTAACAAGTACAGCGATCCTTATTATGGTTCTGCTCCTGACGGGTACGGCATATCAGGCTTACATGGAGGGCGGAACTTTTATTAGCATGCTCCTTGGTCCTGCCGTCGTCGCTCTTGCATTTCCCCTTCATGATCAGTGGGACCGTTTAAAGAAGCATATTCTGTTGCTTGCCGGTGCTTCCTTTGCCGGGACATTGATTGGGCTTTTCAGCGGAATGTATATGGCCATCCTGTTCGGAATGGATTCTGAAATTATTCGTTCGTTAATGCCGAAATCTGTCACCGCTCCGATCGCAATGGATATCGCATCCATGATTCACGGAATTCCAGCGTTAGCCGCCGTATATGTCATGGTAGCAGGAATATCAGGATCGATGTTCGGCCCCTTCCTCATGAGAAAGCTCTTTATCCGAAATCCAATCGCAGTTGGAATAGGGTATGGTGCTGCATCCCATGGTGTCGGTACGGCCAGGGCCCTGGAATACGGGGAACAAGAGGGCGCGGTCAGCTCAGCAGCGATGACCTTCAGTGCTATTTTTGCTTCATTATTATGTCCGCATATTGCGGCACTACTTTTATAA
- a CDS encoding SDR family oxidoreductase, translating into MKLNLTDKLVLVTGSTAGIGKAAAVSFLNEGARVIINGRSKKNVDSAVAELSSLGTVYGIAADVSKKDETDSLIAQIKELGDLDILVNNTGVFTVKPFEEVTDEEWLDYYQINVMSAVRLSRAFLPDMIKRNEGRIINLASEAGIKPYPELVPYGVSKTALITLSRGLAEVAKGTNVTVNSVLPGPTWTEGFGTFINDMAAENGMDLKTYIKEYFKNDQPTSLIQRYATVEEVADTIVFLASSKASAITGTAQRVEGGIIQSIL; encoded by the coding sequence TTGAAACTAAATTTAACTGATAAATTAGTACTTGTAACAGGATCAACAGCTGGAATCGGGAAAGCAGCTGCCGTCAGTTTTCTTAATGAAGGAGCAAGAGTTATCATTAATGGACGGTCAAAAAAAAATGTGGATTCAGCCGTGGCAGAACTTTCTTCCCTTGGTACGGTTTACGGTATAGCAGCGGATGTTTCTAAAAAAGATGAAACGGACAGCCTGATTGCACAAATCAAGGAGCTAGGAGATTTAGATATCCTTGTTAATAACACAGGGGTGTTTACTGTCAAACCATTCGAAGAGGTAACAGATGAAGAGTGGCTGGATTACTATCAAATTAATGTAATGAGCGCTGTACGCCTTTCACGGGCATTCCTTCCTGATATGATTAAACGAAATGAAGGCAGAATAATTAACCTGGCCAGTGAAGCGGGCATCAAGCCATATCCAGAGCTTGTTCCTTATGGGGTTTCAAAGACGGCTCTTATCACTTTATCCAGAGGGTTGGCCGAGGTAGCTAAAGGAACGAATGTAACGGTTAATTCTGTCTTGCCAGGCCCAACATGGACGGAAGGGTTTGGTACCTTCATTAACGATATGGCAGCAGAAAACGGCATGGATCTGAAAACATATATTAAGGAATATTTCAAAAACGATCAGCCTACTTCTCTGATTCAGCGGTATGCTACTGTCGAAGAAGTAGCGGATACAATCGTTTTCCTAGCTTCATCCAAAGCATCAGCAATCACTGGAACCGCACAAAGAGTAGAAGGCGGTATAATTCAAAGCATCCTCTAA
- a CDS encoding sugar phosphate isomerase/epimerase: protein MKLKRIKSLWGMEGSLSEQFKAVSDAGYSGIESPLPAHGRQSEFKELLQEHQLDYVAQIFAEDTSSFEKQVADAAEFQPLLINSQSAKDDMRYEDQLIFFTKAVQIEEQAQILIGHETHRGRAMFTPWSTAHLLEDIKDLSITADFSHWVCVCESMLQDQADRLDLAIQRTVHVHTRVGFSQGPQVPDPRAPEYKEELDIHAEWWRKIAEAHRKKGAGYLSFTPEYGPPGYMHTEPYTQRPLADLWDVCLWMGNFVEERLRV, encoded by the coding sequence ATGAAGTTGAAAAGAATCAAATCGCTGTGGGGGATGGAGGGTTCTCTCAGCGAACAGTTCAAAGCGGTCTCAGACGCAGGGTACAGCGGAATTGAATCCCCCCTGCCTGCTCATGGGCGGCAAAGTGAATTCAAGGAACTGCTTCAGGAGCATCAGCTCGATTACGTTGCTCAAATTTTCGCAGAGGATACAAGCAGTTTTGAAAAGCAGGTGGCGGATGCGGCAGAATTTCAGCCCCTCTTGATAAATTCCCAAAGTGCGAAAGATGATATGCGTTATGAAGATCAGCTGATTTTCTTTACAAAGGCTGTTCAAATTGAAGAACAGGCACAAATCCTGATTGGACATGAAACGCATCGGGGGAGAGCGATGTTTACTCCCTGGAGTACGGCCCATTTGCTTGAAGATATTAAGGATTTAAGCATAACAGCGGATTTCAGTCACTGGGTATGTGTATGTGAGTCCATGCTGCAAGATCAAGCCGATCGGCTTGATCTTGCCATTCAGCGAACCGTCCATGTCCATACGCGGGTGGGATTTAGCCAGGGCCCGCAAGTACCAGATCCAAGAGCCCCGGAGTATAAGGAAGAGCTGGATATCCATGCAGAATGGTGGAGGAAGATAGCGGAAGCACACCGAAAAAAAGGAGCCGGATACTTAAGCTTTACACCAGAATACGGCCCACCAGGATACATGCACACCGAGCCGTATACGCAGCGGCCATTAGCTGATTTATGGGATGTCTGCCTGTGGATGGGGAACTTTGTGGAAGAGCGTTTGAGGGTTTAA
- a CDS encoding nuclease-related domain-containing protein yields MGQLIKLRDYISRYEIDPYHYTGQYIRLKKHQWERINKAWEERQFDPYLVPFPAEPDHGEEKASFWEKWPFRKQREHEEPVSESSSFAAEEDPDMLFSHVPASNNDLKHEFLDKIYRFQLKWASSTIREQSDFDRRYFYDETLQFFLKRLPDHNLYMHNAVLEVKNAAVEIGPVLITPAGIQCISWITGKKEDILVGSGERFWTIKSGKYTKKTLNPLLDLHRTTTIISRIIKSRGIDFPVMKRLIFEHGYADFQTPPYEVEVTDKRCFDEWFSKMRNLSSPIKHDQLRAVKAILDCTLTRSRIRSDWEEKGN; encoded by the coding sequence ATGGGTCAATTGATCAAACTGAGAGATTACATATCAAGATATGAAATAGATCCTTATCACTATACGGGTCAATACATTCGTTTGAAAAAACATCAATGGGAGAGGATTAACAAGGCCTGGGAGGAAAGGCAGTTCGACCCCTATCTTGTACCGTTTCCTGCAGAGCCTGATCATGGGGAAGAAAAAGCTTCTTTTTGGGAAAAATGGCCGTTTCGAAAACAAAGAGAACACGAAGAACCGGTTTCCGAGTCTTCGTCTTTTGCGGCTGAAGAAGACCCTGATATGCTGTTTAGCCATGTGCCTGCTTCCAATAATGATTTAAAGCATGAATTTCTGGATAAGATCTACCGCTTTCAGCTGAAGTGGGCGAGCTCGACAATTCGTGAGCAGTCGGATTTTGACAGACGCTATTTTTATGACGAGACACTTCAATTTTTCCTGAAGCGGCTTCCCGATCATAATTTGTATATGCACAATGCCGTTCTCGAAGTGAAAAATGCGGCCGTTGAGATTGGTCCTGTTCTTATAACGCCTGCCGGAATTCAGTGCATTTCCTGGATTACAGGCAAAAAAGAGGATATACTTGTCGGCTCCGGAGAAAGATTTTGGACCATTAAAAGCGGGAAATATACAAAAAAAACGTTAAATCCTTTGCTTGATTTACATCGTACAACCACGATTATTTCAAGAATTATAAAAAGCAGGGGAATTGATTTTCCTGTGATGAAACGGCTTATTTTTGAACATGGTTATGCTGATTTTCAAACACCCCCTTATGAGGTGGAGGTAACTGATAAGAGATGTTTCGATGAGTGGTTCAGCAAAATGAGAAATTTATCTTCACCGATCAAACATGATCAGCTGAGGGCAGTAAAAGCCATTCTTGACTGCACTCTAACCCGTTCCAGAATCCGCAGTGACTGGGAGGAGAAGGGAAATTAA
- a CDS encoding helix-turn-helix domain-containing protein produces MKKYTMPVEAALEVIGGKWKVVILCHLILGTRRNSELKRLMPGISQKMLIQQLKELEEDKLILREVFHEVPLRVEYSLTDYGWTLKDILDALCAWGEVHIERNFENKYDVLEKSILND; encoded by the coding sequence ATGAAGAAATACACGATGCCTGTAGAAGCAGCGCTCGAAGTAATTGGAGGAAAATGGAAAGTAGTTATTTTGTGCCATTTAATTCTTGGAACAAGAAGGAATAGTGAATTGAAAAGGCTTATGCCGGGTATATCGCAAAAAATGCTTATTCAGCAGCTTAAGGAATTAGAAGAAGACAAGCTTATTTTAAGAGAGGTATTTCACGAGGTCCCTTTGCGAGTAGAATACTCACTGACGGATTATGGCTGGACTCTGAAGGATATTCTCGATGCATTATGTGCTTGGGGTGAAGTTCATATTGAACGGAATTTTGAAAATAAGTATGATGTTTTAGAAAAAAGCATTTTGAATGACTGA
- the pulA gene encoding type I pullulanase → MTSVNSPFEAYLDDLHTITILLPGDRQHSFKKTFTVTDEAGNESPLSMSDCYDIENFVKCICHSSIQLKAGERQVVTDSSGLSAELLMGAVIRTAAFDELYGYDGKLGVEFTEAQISLKVWVPTAVEVRLLLSDPAQQIIEMPMRKAGQGIWRAQTGVDQYGKFYKYRALINGKWREAADPYAKAVTINGEWGVLLNPADAQVDKIPVAPLNQVTDAIIYELHVRDFSIHENSGMSAKGKFKAFTEKNTASKKGFTTGMSYIKSLGVTHVELLPIYDFEGVKEGEEDGGYNWGYNPVHFNAPEGSYSTDPDNPMARIRELKECIQSLHENGLKMIMDGVYNHVYDMNLSSFEKLVPGYFFRMDEHGYPSNGTGVGNDFASERRMAKKFILDSVRYWLEEYDIDGIRFDLMGILDLDTMRKVRELAASIKEDAVLLGEGWDLSTPLGADRKTTIINAKKIPGVAFFNDRFRDVIKGSTFLHGDRGFSMGDEGKKDEALSAIKGIVQYSQGSVKWLEDPSQSVNYVESHDNHTFWDKLKIAVPDAPDEKLRQYQKLASSMVILSQGIPFLHAGQEFYRTKQGCENSYNQNDDINHLDWNMREAFEADIKEIRQLIQLRKSHGGFRLSSKEKVERHFHILPSPPYAIYYLLKNVGEYGNWSNILVIHQAWEFDTEFALPDEDEWEIAYSPGAQDGICLVEKGSVKLKNIGTYILFKP, encoded by the coding sequence ATGACGAGTGTAAACAGCCCATTTGAAGCTTACTTAGATGATCTTCATACCATTACCATTTTGCTGCCGGGAGATCGTCAGCATTCCTTTAAAAAAACGTTTACAGTGACAGATGAAGCAGGGAACGAATCTCCTTTATCTATGTCAGATTGTTATGATATTGAAAATTTTGTAAAATGCATTTGTCATTCAAGCATCCAGCTGAAAGCCGGTGAACGGCAAGTGGTTACTGATTCAAGCGGCCTCTCTGCAGAATTGCTGATGGGAGCTGTAATTAGAACGGCGGCTTTTGATGAACTATACGGATATGACGGTAAACTCGGAGTTGAATTTACGGAAGCCCAAATTTCTTTAAAAGTATGGGTGCCTACAGCAGTAGAGGTTCGTCTCCTATTGAGCGATCCTGCCCAGCAGATAATCGAAATGCCGATGAGAAAGGCAGGCCAAGGAATATGGCGTGCTCAAACTGGCGTGGATCAATACGGGAAATTTTATAAATACCGTGCCTTGATTAATGGAAAATGGAGAGAAGCAGCAGATCCTTATGCAAAAGCTGTGACGATAAACGGGGAGTGGGGCGTCCTTTTGAATCCAGCAGACGCTCAGGTGGATAAAATTCCGGTTGCTCCTTTGAACCAGGTTACGGATGCCATTATTTATGAACTGCATGTAAGAGACTTTTCCATTCACGAAAACAGCGGCATGAGCGCGAAAGGGAAATTCAAAGCGTTTACAGAAAAAAATACGGCTTCAAAAAAAGGTTTTACTACCGGGATGTCCTATATTAAAAGTCTCGGGGTTACCCACGTTGAACTTCTCCCGATCTATGACTTTGAGGGAGTTAAGGAGGGCGAGGAAGACGGAGGCTACAATTGGGGCTACAATCCTGTTCATTTCAATGCACCTGAGGGCAGCTACTCGACGGACCCGGATAATCCGATGGCAAGGATCAGAGAGCTGAAAGAATGCATCCAGTCATTGCATGAAAATGGACTGAAGATGATTATGGACGGCGTATACAATCATGTGTATGATATGAATCTGTCTTCCTTCGAAAAGCTTGTTCCAGGGTATTTTTTCAGAATGGATGAGCATGGCTATCCGTCCAATGGAACAGGGGTCGGCAATGATTTTGCTTCTGAAAGAAGGATGGCAAAAAAGTTCATTTTGGATTCTGTCCGCTATTGGCTGGAGGAATATGATATAGACGGCATTCGTTTTGATTTAATGGGAATCCTTGATCTTGACACGATGAGGAAGGTTAGGGAGCTTGCCGCTTCGATTAAGGAAGATGCGGTTCTTCTTGGCGAAGGCTGGGATTTATCAACACCTCTCGGAGCTGATCGGAAAACAACTATAATTAATGCAAAGAAAATTCCAGGAGTGGCCTTTTTCAATGATCGTTTCCGGGATGTGATAAAGGGGAGTACCTTCCTTCATGGAGACAGGGGCTTTTCAATGGGGGATGAAGGGAAAAAAGATGAAGCGCTCTCTGCTATTAAGGGGATTGTTCAATACAGCCAAGGTTCAGTCAAATGGCTTGAGGATCCTTCCCAATCGGTCAATTACGTAGAATCCCATGATAATCATACGTTTTGGGATAAATTAAAAATTGCTGTACCGGATGCTCCGGATGAAAAGCTTCGTCAGTATCAGAAACTTGCCTCATCAATGGTGATTCTGTCACAGGGAATCCCATTTTTGCATGCAGGACAGGAGTTTTACAGAACGAAACAGGGGTGCGAAAACAGCTATAACCAAAATGATGACATTAATCATTTAGATTGGAACATGAGAGAAGCATTTGAAGCGGACATAAAAGAAATAAGACAGCTGATCCAATTAAGGAAGTCTCATGGAGGGTTCAGACTAAGCAGCAAAGAAAAGGTTGAGCGTCATTTTCATATCCTTCCCTCTCCGCCATACGCCATTTATTATCTATTGAAAAATGTCGGGGAGTATGGAAATTGGTCAAATATTTTAGTCATTCATCAGGCGTGGGAATTTGACACGGAATTTGCTTTGCCGGATGAAGATGAGTGGGAGATTGCTTACTCCCCGGGAGCTCAAGACGGAATTTGCTTGGTTGAAAAAGGAAGCGTGAAGCTGAAAAACATAGGAACGTATATATTGTTTAAGCCTTAG
- the thpR gene encoding RNA 2',3'-cyclic phosphodiesterase translates to MGTHYFLAVRIPRQQSAIIQSLIKQECSRMPFKRWVHPFDYHITLAFLGEPPSGEHLLQLSDDLSEIIEGRLPSFHLDFAGIQTFGAADSPRILWLGVRPSKTLMELREEVYSCCIKNGFQLDPRPFKPHITLARKWDGKDPYLNPDGWNPESIPSFEVPAIDLLQTNVNEEPKYKTIRSFPLTGADS, encoded by the coding sequence ATGGGCACACATTATTTTCTGGCTGTCCGAATCCCAAGACAGCAGTCAGCTATTATTCAATCATTGATCAAACAGGAATGCAGCCGCATGCCGTTCAAACGGTGGGTTCACCCGTTTGATTATCATATTACACTTGCATTTCTCGGTGAGCCGCCTTCCGGGGAGCATCTTCTTCAGTTAAGCGATGATTTATCCGAAATAATAGAAGGGAGGCTGCCTTCTTTTCATTTGGACTTTGCAGGAATTCAAACATTCGGAGCAGCAGATTCGCCAAGAATCTTATGGCTTGGTGTCCGTCCGTCTAAAACTTTGATGGAATTGAGAGAGGAAGTCTATTCTTGTTGCATAAAGAATGGTTTTCAGCTTGATCCAAGACCTTTCAAGCCTCATATTACCCTTGCGAGAAAATGGGACGGAAAAGATCCATATTTGAATCCGGACGGCTGGAACCCTGAGTCCATTCCTTCATTTGAAGTGCCAGCCATTGATTTGCTGCAGACAAATGTAAACGAAGAACCTAAGTACAAGACGATTCGTTCTTTCCCTCTAACAGGAGCGGATTCTTAA
- a CDS encoding phytanoyl-CoA dioxygenase family protein has product MKNQLETLPDLSSEFSLSQNQIQEYQDKGHICIRGAASKEEIKAYRDVIYQRTLEHTEKLAPLSERDTYGKAFVQVMNLWEQSEDVKKFVMARRFAKIAADLLGVDGVRIYHDQALFKEPGGGHTPWHQDQTYWPIDTNKTITMWMPLVDVTDEMGSMSFASESHKRGYISKLGISDESHRTLGDYIDAEGLEKVTYGGMNAGDATFHYGWTLHSAAGNPTDRTREVMTIIYMADGTTVSEIDHEARENDLKQWMPGLKTGDQVNSPLNPLVYSKTT; this is encoded by the coding sequence TTGAAAAACCAATTGGAAACGCTTCCGGACTTAAGCAGTGAATTTAGTCTTTCTCAGAATCAAATTCAAGAATACCAGGATAAAGGCCATATTTGTATACGGGGAGCTGCTTCAAAGGAAGAAATTAAAGCTTATCGCGACGTGATTTATCAAAGAACGCTTGAACATACTGAAAAGCTTGCACCTTTATCAGAAAGGGATACGTACGGAAAAGCCTTTGTACAGGTAATGAACCTGTGGGAGCAGTCAGAGGATGTTAAGAAGTTTGTTATGGCGCGCCGGTTTGCAAAGATTGCAGCCGATCTGCTGGGAGTTGACGGCGTCCGGATTTATCATGATCAGGCACTGTTTAAAGAGCCGGGCGGGGGTCATACTCCATGGCATCAGGATCAGACATACTGGCCGATTGACACAAATAAAACCATCACTATGTGGATGCCGCTTGTGGATGTAACGGATGAGATGGGATCGATGTCGTTTGCTTCTGAATCCCATAAACGCGGATATATCAGCAAGCTTGGCATCTCGGACGAATCCCACCGGACGCTCGGCGATTATATTGATGCAGAGGGATTAGAAAAAGTGACGTACGGGGGAATGAACGCTGGGGACGCCACATTCCATTATGGATGGACACTGCATAGCGCGGCTGGTAATCCAACGGACCGGACAAGAGAAGTCATGACCATTATTTATATGGCAGACGGTACAACTGTATCTGAAATAGATCACGAAGCAAGGGAAAATGACTTAAAGCAGTGGATGCCTGGATTGAAAACAGGAGATCAAGTAAATAGCCCGCTGAATCCCCTTGTTTACTCCAAGACAACATGA
- a CDS encoding phosphotransferase family protein, translating into MTLNQNWLEHLLGQEWELSPAGGATGEAYYARHGEQKLFLKRNSSPFLAVLSAEGIVPKLVWTRRMENGDVITAQHWLEGRELKPADMDGDHVASLLHKIHHSKELLDMLKRLEKQPLTPSSILEDIRDTLEFETYFLPEIEEALQYLHDRLPDVEIEEKVVCHCDLNHNNWLLADNDQLYLIDWDGAVIADPAIDLGNLLYSYIEESRWSDWLSQYGLELTDHLRLRMYWYVLAQTIVSLMWNRSKNHAKEMHQAVQNLTLLLTRKI; encoded by the coding sequence TTGACATTGAATCAAAATTGGCTGGAACATCTGCTCGGACAAGAGTGGGAGCTTTCTCCTGCAGGAGGGGCTACGGGAGAAGCTTATTATGCCCGACATGGGGAACAAAAGCTTTTCTTAAAACGAAATAGTTCGCCATTTCTTGCCGTTCTCTCAGCAGAAGGAATTGTTCCAAAGCTGGTTTGGACAAGGAGAATGGAAAACGGTGATGTAATCACGGCGCAGCATTGGCTGGAAGGCCGGGAGTTAAAGCCTGCTGACATGGATGGAGATCATGTAGCCTCGCTTTTACATAAGATTCACCATTCGAAAGAGCTGCTGGATATGCTGAAGAGGCTGGAAAAGCAGCCGCTGACGCCCTCATCTATTCTTGAAGATATTCGGGATACACTTGAGTTCGAAACATACTTTCTTCCTGAAATAGAAGAAGCTCTGCAATACCTTCATGACCGGCTGCCCGATGTGGAAATAGAAGAAAAAGTGGTATGCCACTGCGATTTAAATCATAACAACTGGCTGCTTGCGGATAACGACCAGCTCTATCTGATTGATTGGGATGGTGCTGTTATTGCGGATCCAGCTATTGATTTGGGGAACCTGCTGTATTCATACATTGAGGAAAGCCGCTGGAGTGACTGGCTTTCCCAATATGGCCTTGAGCTAACAGATCATCTGCGTCTGCGAATGTATTGGTATGTACTCGCTCAGACGATTGTTTCTCTCATGTGGAACCGCTCAAAGAACCACGCAAAGGAAATGCATCAGGCAGTACAAAATTTAACGTTGCTCCTGACACGGAAAATTTAA
- a CDS encoding CidA/LrgA family protein, translating to MLYVKIAIQVVLLFGISMFGMYIQKVSHFQVPGSMIGMILLFCLLRAGWMKPEWVREGSSFLLRNLTLLFVPGTVGLIQYLHLFEGKGILSAAAAFLSTFLVMSLTAWVTEKSLKRKAAKSRREGLES from the coding sequence ATGCTATATGTAAAAATCGCTATTCAAGTCGTTCTCCTTTTTGGAATCAGCATGTTTGGTATGTATATACAAAAGGTTTCCCATTTTCAAGTGCCCGGCAGCATGATTGGCATGATTCTGCTTTTCTGCTTGTTAAGAGCAGGATGGATGAAGCCGGAATGGGTTAGAGAGGGAAGTTCGTTCTTGCTGAGAAATTTAACCCTTTTATTTGTACCCGGGACAGTGGGGCTGATCCAGTATCTTCATCTATTTGAGGGAAAAGGGATTCTTAGTGCAGCAGCTGCATTTCTCAGTACGTTTTTGGTTATGTCTTTGACTGCCTGGGTGACGGAAAAATCACTTAAACGAAAAGCAGCAAAAAGCAGAAGAGAGGGTTTGGAGTCATGA
- the cysK gene encoding cysteine synthase A — protein sequence MDVANNMADLIGRTPLVKLNRLAPEGGAQIYLKLEFFNPSKSVKDRAAFQMISEAEKSGLLTEKSTIIEPTSGNTGIGLAMNAAARGYKAILVMPDTMSQERINLLKAYGAEVVLTPGDEKMPGAIKKAKELTEQIEDSYMPMQFENAANPDAHRKTTAVEILEAMEGAGKKLRAFVATSGTGGTITGTGEELKKHLKDLTVHVVEPAGSPVLSGGKPGKHKLVGTSPGFIPSILNEEVYDEIFRIEDEEAYTTARRLAKEEGILVGPSSGAACFAAIEVAKRLTPEDTVVCIACDTGERYLSTDLFTFN from the coding sequence ATGGATGTAGCAAATAATATGGCAGATTTGATTGGAAGAACTCCGCTCGTGAAGCTTAACCGGCTTGCTCCTGAAGGCGGAGCACAAATCTACCTGAAGCTGGAGTTTTTCAATCCGAGCAAAAGCGTGAAAGACCGCGCAGCCTTCCAGATGATTTCCGAAGCGGAAAAAAGCGGACTGCTTACTGAGAAGTCGACGATTATTGAACCAACTAGCGGCAATACCGGCATTGGCCTTGCCATGAACGCTGCCGCGCGAGGCTATAAAGCCATATTAGTGATGCCTGATACGATGTCCCAGGAACGAATTAACCTGTTAAAGGCATATGGAGCAGAGGTCGTCCTTACTCCGGGAGATGAAAAAATGCCGGGGGCTATTAAAAAAGCTAAAGAACTGACCGAGCAAATTGAAGACAGCTACATGCCGATGCAATTTGAAAATGCGGCCAATCCGGATGCCCACAGGAAAACGACCGCTGTTGAAATTTTGGAGGCAATGGAGGGGGCAGGCAAAAAGCTACGTGCATTCGTTGCAACCTCCGGCACCGGCGGAACCATTACTGGAACTGGTGAAGAACTGAAAAAACACCTGAAAGACCTTACTGTGCATGTAGTGGAGCCTGCCGGATCTCCTGTCCTCTCAGGCGGAAAGCCCGGAAAGCATAAACTCGTTGGAACAAGCCCGGGGTTCATTCCATCTATATTGAACGAGGAAGTATATGATGAAATTTTCCGCATAGAGGATGAAGAAGCCTACACAACGGCGAGAAGGCTTGCGAAAGAAGAAGGAATCCTTGTCGGGCCTTCATCCGGTGCTGCATGCTTCGCTGCAATCGAAGTGGCTAAGCGCCTGACGCCTGAGGATACAGTGGTATGCATTGCCTGCGATACAGGGGAACGCTACCTGTCTACCGATTTGTTTACTTTTAATTAA